In Heliangelus exortis chromosome Z, bHelExo1.hap1, whole genome shotgun sequence, a genomic segment contains:
- the VCP gene encoding transitional endoplasmic reticulum ATPase — MASGSDSKADDLSTAILKQKNRPNRLIVDEAINEDNSVVSLSQAKMDELQLFRGDTVLLKGKKRREAVCIVLSDDTCSDEKIRMNRVVRNNLRVRLGDVISIQPCPDVKYGKRIHVLPIDDTVEGITGNLFEVYLKPYFLEAYRPIRKGDIFLVRGGMRAVEFKVVETDPSPYCIVAPDTVIHCEGEPIKREDEEESLNEVGYDDIGGCRKQLAQIKEMVELPLRHPALFKAIGVKPPRGILLYGPPGTGKTLIARAVANETGAFFFLINGPEIMSKLAGESESNLRKAFEEAEKNAPAIIFIDELDAIAPKREKTHGEVERRIVSQLLTLMDGLKQRAHVIVMAATNRPNSIDPALRRFGRFDREVDIGIPDATGRLEILQIHTKNMKLADDVDLEQVANETHGHVGADLAALCSEAALQAIRKKMDLIDLEDETIDAEVMNSLAVTMDDFRWALSQSNPSALRETVVEVPQVTWEDIGGLEDVKRELQELVQYPVEHPDKFLKFGMTPSKGVLFYGPPGCGKTLLAKAIANECQANFISIKGPELLTMWFGESEANVREIFDKARQAAPCVLFFDELDSIAKARGGNIGDGGGAADRVINQILTEMDGMSTKKNVFIIGATNRPDIIDPAILRPGRLDQLIYIPLPDEKSRVAILKANLRKSPVAKDVDLDFLAKMTNGFSGADLTEICQRACKLAIRESIESEIRRERERQTNPSAMEVEEDDPVPEIRRDHFEEAMRFARRSVSDNDIRKYEMFAQTLQQSRGFGSFRFPSGNQGGAGPSQGTGGGSGGNVYSEDNDDDLYG, encoded by the exons TTCTAAAGCAGATGACTTATCAACTGCTATTCTGAAGCAGAAGAACAGGCCCAATCGGTTAATTGTTGATGAAGCCATCAATGAAGACAACAGTGTTGTCTCACTGTCCCAG GCAAAAATGGATGAATTGCAGCTGTTCAGGGGGGATACTGTCCTGCtaaaggggaagaagaggagagaagcagTCTGTATTGTTCTGTCTGATGATACCTGCTCAGATGAGAAGATCCGCATGAACAGGGTCGTTCGCAACAACCTGAGAGTGCGCCTGGGCGATGTGATCAG catCCAGCCTTGCCCAGATGTGAAATATGGCAAACGTATCCATGTGCTGCCAATTGATGACACAGTAGAAGGGATCACAGGGAATCTATTTGAGGTCTATCTCAAGCCATACTTTCTGGAAGCTTACAGACCCATCAGGAAAG GTGACATCTTCTTGGTGCGTGGAGGGATGCGTGCAGTGGAGTTCAAAGTGGTGGAGACAGATCCCAGTCCATACTGTATAGTGGCTCCAGACACAGTGATCCATTGTGAAGGAGAACCCATCAAAAGAGAG GATGAAGAGGAGTCACTGAATGAAGTGGGCTATGATGACATTGgtggctgcaggaagcagctggcTCAAATCAAAGAGATGGTGGAACTGCCCCTCCGACACCCCGCGCTCTTTAAGGCCATTGGGGTGAAG CCTCCACGTGGGATCCTCCTGTATGGTCCTCCTGGCACTGGTAAAACACTGATTGCCCGAGCAGTGGCCAACGAAACTGGGGCTTTCTTCTTCTTGATTAATG GTCCTGAGATCATGAGCAAGCTGGCTGGTGAGTCTGAGAGCAACCTGAGGAAAGcctttgaagaagcagagaagaatgCTCCTGCCATTATCTTTATTGACGAACTGGATGCCATTGCTCCTAAGAGAGAGAAG ACACACGGAGAGGTGGAACGTCGCATTGTCTCCCAGCTCTTGACTCTGATGGATGGGCTGAAGCAGAGAGCACATGTGATTGTTATGGCAGCTACCAACAGACCTAACAGCATTGACCCAGCTCTCAGGCGGTTCG GTCGTTTTGATAGGGAGGTAGATATTGGTATCCCAGATGCCACTGGCCGCCTGGAGATCCTGCAGATCCACACGAAAAACATGAAGCTGGCTGATGATGTGGATCTGGAACAG GTGGCAAACGAGACCCACGGCCATGTTGGTGCTGACTTGGCTGCTCTTTGCTCAGAAGCTGCCCTTCAGGCTATCAGGAAGAAGATGGATCTCATAGACCTAGAAGATGAAACCATTGATGCTGAAGTGATGAACTCGCTGGCTGTGACTATGGATGACTTCAGG TGGGCTCTGAGCCAGAGCAACCCTTCTGCTCTTCGGGAGACCGTGGTGGAGGTGCCACAGGTTACCTGGGAAGATATTGGTGGCTTGGAAGATGTAAAGAGAGAACTCCAGGAGCTTGTACAG TATCCTGTGGAGCACCCAGACAAGTTCCTCAAATTTGGTATGACCCCATCAAAAGGGGTTCTGTTCTACGGGCCGCCCGGTTGTGGTAAGACACTGCTGGCCAAAGCCATTGCCAATGAATGCCAGGCAAACTTCATTTCCATCAAGGGCCCAGAACTGCTCACCATGTGGTTTGGGGAGTCTGAAGCCAACGTGCGTGAGATCTTTGACAAG GCCCGCCAGGCAGCCCCTTGTGTGCTCTTCTTTGACGAGCTGGACTCCATCGCAAAGGCTCGAGGCGGGAACATCGGGGACGGCGGCGGTGCCGCAGACCGTGTCATCAACCAGATCCTGACAGAGATGGATGGCATGTCCACCAAGAAGAACGTCTTCATCATCGGTGCCACCAACAGGCCGGACATCATTGACCCAGCCATCTTGCGCCCCGGGCGCCTGGATCAGCTCATCTACATCCCCCTGCCCGACGAGAAGTCCCGGGTTGCTATCCTGAAGGCCAACCTGAGGAAGTCACCAGTTGCCAAG GATGTCGACCTGGATTTCCTAGCTAAGATGACCAATGGTTTTTCGGGGGCTGACCTGACAGAAATTTGCCAGCGTGCCTGCAAACTCGCCATCCGCGAGTCCATCGAGAGCGAGATCAGGCGAGAACGCGAGAGGCAGACCAACCCTTCTGCCATG gaagTGGAGGAGGACGACCCGGTTCCGGAGATCCGCAGGGATCACTTTGAGGAGGCCATGCGCTTCGCTCGCCGCTCCGTCAGCGACAACGACATCAGGAAATATGAGATGTTTGCACAGACTCTGCAGCAGAGCCGTGGCTTTGGCAGCTTCAG GTTCCCCTCGGGCAACCAGGGTGGTGCTGGTCCCAGCCAAGGCACAGGAGGTGGCAGCGGGGGCAACGTGTACAGTGAAGACAATGATGATGATCTCTACGGTTAA